One genomic region from Bradyrhizobium icense encodes:
- a CDS encoding DMT family transporter: protein MTLFGKISTYDERSARLAGIGLMLLSIFMFSFGDALGKFMVATYSVGQLLWLRACAALLVLLPVIWKQRAEFKRIERPWLQSLRVLLSTLEVAAFFLATVYLPLADVITYYLASPIFVTALSGIVLGERVGWRRWTAILVGFCGVLIALGPSTQTVSWPAMIALGGSLSFAFLMLITRSLRETPDIVLTTSQFGGTFLLGALMSPIGWVTPSLGSLGLFAAAGVVSVVALLCINRSLKLAPASVVVPYQYSMIVWAVIFGFVVFGDVPSISTLVGAAIIIGAGFYIFLREQKLGHEEAVVNPPA, encoded by the coding sequence ATGACCCTGTTCGGCAAAATCTCGACCTATGACGAGCGCTCCGCGCGGCTGGCCGGCATCGGACTGATGCTGCTGTCGATCTTCATGTTCTCGTTCGGCGATGCGCTTGGGAAATTCATGGTCGCGACCTATTCGGTCGGGCAGTTGCTGTGGCTGCGCGCCTGCGCGGCGCTGCTCGTGTTGTTGCCGGTGATCTGGAAGCAGCGCGCCGAGTTCAAACGAATCGAACGGCCATGGCTGCAGTCGCTTCGTGTGTTGCTGTCGACGCTCGAAGTCGCTGCGTTTTTTCTCGCCACCGTCTATCTGCCGCTTGCCGACGTCATCACCTATTACCTGGCCTCGCCGATCTTTGTCACCGCGCTGTCGGGCATCGTGCTCGGCGAGCGGGTTGGCTGGCGGCGCTGGACCGCAATCCTGGTCGGATTCTGCGGCGTCCTGATTGCGCTGGGCCCGTCCACGCAAACCGTAAGCTGGCCGGCAATGATCGCGCTCGGCGGCAGCCTGTCGTTTGCATTCCTGATGCTGATCACACGATCGCTGCGGGAGACGCCGGATATCGTGCTGACGACGTCGCAATTCGGCGGCACATTCCTGCTCGGCGCGCTAATGTCGCCGATCGGCTGGGTGACCCCGAGCCTCGGTAGTCTCGGCCTGTTTGCCGCGGCGGGCGTGGTTTCCGTCGTTGCACTGCTGTGCATCAACCGTTCGCTGAAGCTGGCGCCGGCGAGCGTCGTGGTGCCGTATCAATATTCGATGATCGTGTGGGCGGTGATCTTCGGCTTCGTCGTGTTCGGCGACGTGCCGTCGATCTCGACCCTCGTCGGCGCGGCCATCATCATCGGCGCAGGGTTCTATATCTTCCTGCGCGAGCAGAAGCTGGGCCACGAGGAAGCGGTAGTCAATCCGCCGGCGTGA
- a CDS encoding MaoC family dehydratase — protein MTEFDPARHRMVSEQRWFEDFVLGERFVIPSRTQTSAVFAAFQTASGDTHPIHYDVEYCRARGMPDLLAHGFQTLIHTAPGAGLFPYLVEESLIGFLEQSSKFLKPVYAGDTIYPALEVTELTPGRSTGVVTLRSTVFNQRKELVLEGTQKFLVRRRPG, from the coding sequence ATGACCGAGTTCGACCCCGCCCGGCATCGCATGGTAAGCGAACAGCGCTGGTTCGAGGATTTCGTGCTCGGTGAACGTTTCGTGATTCCGAGCCGGACCCAGACCTCGGCGGTATTCGCCGCGTTCCAGACCGCGAGCGGCGACACCCATCCGATCCATTACGATGTCGAATATTGCCGCGCCCGCGGTATGCCCGACCTGCTCGCGCATGGCTTCCAGACCCTGATCCATACTGCGCCGGGTGCAGGCCTGTTTCCCTATCTGGTCGAGGAATCGCTGATCGGCTTCCTCGAGCAATCGAGCAAGTTCCTGAAGCCGGTCTATGCCGGCGACACCATCTACCCCGCGCTCGAAGTGACCGAACTCACTCCCGGCCGCAGCACCGGCGTCGTGACGCTGCGCTCAACCGTGTTCAATCAGCGAAAAGAACTGGTGCTGGAAGGGACGCAGAAGTTTCTGGTTCGGCGGCGGCCCGGATAG
- the obgE gene encoding GTPase ObgE, with amino-acid sequence MKFLDEAKVYIRSGDGGNGCVAFRREKFIEFGGPSGGNGGRGGDVIVEAVDGLNTLIDYRYQQHFKAQKGTNGMGKDRHGANGKPIVLKVPVGTQIFDEDRETLIHDFTELGEKFVLAEGGNGGFGNAHFKSSTNRAPRNANPGQEGEERWIWLRLKLIADAGLVGLPNAGKSTFLSVVSAAKPKIADYPFTTLHPQLGVVNAQGREFVLADIPGLIEGAHEGAGLGDRFLGHVERCRVLLHLIDATCEHAGKAYKTVRTELEAYEGHLAEKIEIVALNKIDAVAPDELKKQKDRLKRAAKKTPLLLSAATGEGVPDALNALVEVIGEAPVSLKAKGGQDPWAPVPPPQG; translated from the coding sequence ATGAAATTCCTTGACGAGGCAAAGGTCTATATTCGCTCCGGCGACGGCGGTAACGGCTGCGTGGCGTTCCGCCGCGAGAAGTTCATCGAGTTCGGCGGGCCCTCCGGCGGCAATGGCGGCCGCGGCGGCGACGTCATTGTCGAGGCGGTCGATGGGCTCAACACGCTGATCGACTATCGCTACCAGCAGCACTTCAAGGCGCAGAAGGGCACCAATGGCATGGGCAAGGACCGCCATGGCGCCAACGGCAAGCCGATCGTTCTCAAGGTGCCGGTGGGCACGCAGATCTTCGACGAAGACCGCGAGACGCTGATCCACGACTTCACCGAGCTCGGGGAAAAATTCGTGCTCGCCGAAGGCGGCAATGGCGGCTTCGGCAACGCGCATTTCAAATCCTCGACCAACCGCGCGCCGCGCAACGCCAATCCCGGCCAGGAAGGCGAAGAGCGCTGGATCTGGCTGCGGCTCAAACTGATTGCGGACGCCGGCCTCGTCGGGCTGCCCAACGCGGGCAAGTCGACCTTCCTCTCCGTCGTCAGCGCGGCCAAACCGAAGATCGCCGATTATCCCTTCACCACGCTGCATCCGCAACTCGGCGTCGTGAACGCGCAGGGCCGCGAGTTCGTTCTCGCCGACATTCCCGGCCTGATCGAGGGCGCGCATGAAGGCGCCGGCCTCGGCGACCGCTTCCTCGGCCATGTCGAGCGCTGCCGCGTGCTGCTGCACCTGATCGATGCAACCTGCGAACACGCCGGCAAGGCCTACAAGACGGTGCGAACCGAACTCGAGGCTTATGAGGGGCATCTCGCCGAGAAGATCGAGATCGTTGCGCTCAACAAAATCGACGCGGTCGCGCCGGATGAACTGAAGAAGCAGAAAGACCGGCTGAAACGCGCGGCGAAGAAGACGCCGCTGTTGCTTTCCGCCGCGACCGGCGAAGGCGTGCCGGACGCGCTCAACGCACTGGTTGAGGTGATTGGGGAGGCACCGGTTTCGCTGAAAGCCAAGGGCGGTCAGGACCCATGGGCGCCGGTTCCGCCGCCGCAAGGCTGA
- the proB gene encoding glutamate 5-kinase: MKRPALKNFRRIVVKVGSSLLIDSNAGEVRSAWLAALAADIAKLHGEGRDVLVVSSGSIALGRSRLKLPRGPLKLEESQGAAAVGQIALARIWSEVLGAHGIGAGQILVTLQDTEERRRYLNARSTIAKLLEWRAVPVINENDTVATNEIRYGDNDRLAARVATMTSADLLILLSDIDGLYDAPPGANPNAKLIPIVESVTSEIEAMAGAAESELSRGGMFTKIEAAKIATTSGTHMLIASGKIEHPLQAISDGGRCTWFLTPANPVTARKRWIAGSLEPKGTLTIDAGAVAALRAGKSLLPAGVIRIDGQFARGDAVVVRGPDTHEVGRGLVAYDAEDAEKIKGRSSPDAMAILGISGRAEMIHRDDLVVGPAGAIPAK; this comes from the coding sequence ATGAAACGCCCAGCGCTCAAAAACTTCCGCCGCATCGTCGTCAAGGTCGGCTCGTCGCTCCTGATCGACTCCAATGCGGGCGAAGTCCGTTCGGCATGGCTGGCGGCGCTGGCCGCCGATATCGCCAAGCTGCACGGCGAGGGCCGCGATGTTCTCGTCGTCTCGTCAGGCTCGATTGCGCTTGGACGCAGCCGGTTGAAGCTGCCGCGCGGTCCGCTGAAGCTGGAAGAAAGCCAGGGCGCCGCCGCCGTCGGGCAGATCGCACTGGCGCGAATCTGGTCGGAAGTGCTCGGTGCTCACGGCATCGGCGCCGGGCAGATCCTGGTGACGCTGCAGGACACCGAGGAGCGCAGACGGTATCTGAACGCGCGCTCGACCATCGCCAAACTGCTGGAGTGGCGCGCGGTGCCGGTGATCAACGAGAACGACACGGTTGCCACCAACGAAATTCGCTACGGCGACAACGATCGCCTCGCCGCGCGCGTCGCCACCATGACGAGCGCCGATCTGCTGATCCTGCTCTCTGACATCGACGGACTTTATGACGCGCCGCCCGGCGCCAATCCCAACGCAAAACTGATTCCGATCGTCGAGTCGGTCACGTCGGAAATCGAGGCGATGGCCGGCGCGGCCGAATCCGAATTGTCGCGCGGCGGCATGTTCACCAAGATCGAGGCGGCCAAGATCGCGACGACGTCGGGCACCCATATGCTGATCGCCTCCGGCAAGATCGAGCATCCGCTGCAGGCGATATCGGATGGCGGCCGCTGCACCTGGTTCCTGACACCGGCCAATCCCGTCACCGCGCGAAAGCGCTGGATCGCGGGCTCGCTGGAGCCGAAGGGCACACTGACCATCGATGCCGGCGCGGTCGCAGCTCTGCGTGCAGGCAAGAGCCTGCTGCCGGCCGGTGTCATCAGGATCGACGGTCAGTTCGCGCGCGGCGACGCCGTCGTGGTGCGCGGTCCCGACACCCACGAGGTCGGCCGCGGCCTCGTCGCCTACGACGCCGAGGATGCCGAAAAGATCAAGGGCCGTTCCTCGCCGGATGCGATGGCCATTTTGGGCATCAGCGGCCGGGCCGAAATGATCCATCGCGACGATCTGGTGGTGGGGCCGGCCGGGGCCATTCCGGCCAAGTAG
- a CDS encoding glutamate-5-semialdehyde dehydrogenase — MTAPLKAIDGNADLPALMTDLAIQARAAARVLALAPPEQKDRALEAIERAIRANAAKILAANAEDVAEVRAGGATSAFIDRLTLTPARIDAMADGVATVRGIPDPVGAVTESWQRPNGMTIERVRVPLGVIGVIFESRPNVAADAGVLCLKSGNAVILRGGSDSFRSCRAIHEALVQGLREAGLPEAAITLVPTRDRAAVGLMLSGLNGGIDVIVPRGGKSLVARVEAEARVPVFAHLEGVNHVYVDRTAKLDMAKSIVLNAKMRRTGVCGAAETLLVDRAGAAATLKPLIEMLLDAGCEVRGDHAVQKVDARVKPATDDDWDTEYLEAIIAARVVDGVDAAIAHIQNHGSRHTDAIVAEDAKAAEKFLSEVDSAIVLHNASTQFADGGEFGFGAEIGIATGKFHARGPVGAEQLTSFKYRVHGTGQTRP, encoded by the coding sequence ATGACCGCCCCCCTGAAGGCTATCGACGGTAACGCCGATCTGCCCGCTTTGATGACCGACCTCGCTATCCAAGCGCGCGCCGCGGCGCGGGTGCTGGCGCTGGCGCCGCCGGAGCAGAAGGACCGGGCGCTGGAGGCGATCGAGCGGGCGATCCGCGCCAATGCGGCAAAGATCCTCGCGGCCAATGCCGAGGACGTCGCGGAAGTGCGCGCGGGCGGCGCCACCTCTGCCTTCATCGACCGCCTGACACTGACACCCGCACGCATCGACGCGATGGCCGATGGCGTTGCGACCGTGCGCGGCATTCCCGATCCGGTCGGCGCCGTCACCGAAAGCTGGCAGCGCCCGAACGGCATGACCATCGAACGCGTGCGCGTGCCGCTCGGCGTGATCGGCGTGATCTTCGAGAGCCGTCCCAATGTCGCCGCCGACGCCGGCGTGCTTTGCCTCAAGTCGGGCAATGCCGTGATCCTGCGCGGCGGCTCCGACAGTTTCCGTTCCTGCCGGGCAATTCATGAAGCCCTGGTGCAGGGCCTGCGCGAGGCCGGGTTGCCGGAAGCAGCGATCACGCTGGTGCCGACGCGCGACCGCGCCGCTGTCGGCCTGATGCTCTCGGGCCTGAACGGCGGCATCGACGTCATCGTACCGCGCGGCGGCAAGAGCCTGGTCGCACGGGTCGAGGCAGAAGCGCGCGTGCCGGTGTTTGCGCATCTGGAAGGCGTCAACCACGTCTATGTCGATCGCACCGCCAAGCTCGACATGGCCAAGTCGATCGTGCTGAACGCCAAGATGCGCCGGACCGGCGTTTGCGGCGCCGCCGAGACGCTGCTGGTGGATCGCGCAGGCGCCGCGGCTACTCTGAAGCCGTTGATCGAGATGCTGCTCGATGCCGGCTGCGAGGTGCGCGGCGACCACGCCGTGCAGAAGGTCGATGCGCGGGTGAAGCCGGCAACCGACGATGATTGGGATACCGAATATCTCGAGGCCATCATTGCCGCGCGTGTGGTCGACGGCGTCGATGCGGCGATCGCGCATATCCAGAACCACGGCTCGCGCCATACCGACGCGATCGTGGCCGAGGACGCCAAGGCGGCCGAGAAATTCCTCAGCGAGGTCGATTCGGCGATCGTGCTGCACAACGCCTCGACGCAGTTCGCCGATGGCGGCGAGTTCGGTTTCGGCGCGGAGATCGGGATCGCCACCGGCAAATTCCACGCCCGCGGGCCGGTTGGCGCCGAGCAACTGACCAGCTTCAAATACCGCGTTCACGGCACCGGGCAGACGCGGCCGTGA
- a CDS encoding nicotinate-nucleotide adenylyltransferase, producing MELQSAAQAVPFHTNGMRVGLLGGSFNPPHAAHRAISLFALKRLKLDRIWWLLTPGNPLKDTGRLHGLSERARAALEVADDPRIDISCLEAVIGTRYTVDTIIHLRRRVSGVRFVWIMGADNLAQFHRWKDWRRIATEVPLAVIDRPPQSFRALAAPAAQALARYRLPENQAARLADQQAPAWVFLTGMKLNLSSTGLRNSDGSWKAKK from the coding sequence ATGGAATTGCAATCCGCCGCGCAAGCCGTTCCCTTCCATACCAATGGCATGCGCGTCGGCCTGCTCGGCGGCTCGTTCAATCCGCCGCACGCCGCGCATCGCGCCATAAGCCTGTTTGCGCTCAAGCGCCTGAAACTCGATCGCATCTGGTGGCTGCTGACTCCAGGCAATCCGCTGAAGGATACCGGCCGGCTGCACGGCCTTTCCGAACGCGCCCGCGCCGCGCTCGAGGTCGCCGACGATCCGCGCATCGATATCAGTTGTCTCGAAGCTGTCATCGGCACCCGCTACACTGTCGATACGATCATTCACTTGCGGCGCCGCGTTTCCGGCGTGCGCTTCGTCTGGATCATGGGCGCCGACAATCTCGCGCAGTTCCATCGCTGGAAGGATTGGCGGCGCATCGCTACCGAGGTGCCGCTGGCCGTGATCGACCGTCCGCCGCAGAGTTTCCGGGCGCTCGCTGCGCCGGCCGCCCAGGCGCTGGCGCGGTACAGGTTGCCCGAGAATCAGGCGGCCCGGCTAGCCGATCAGCAGGCGCCGGCCTGGGTTTTCCTCACCGGCATGAAACTAAACCTGTCCTCGACGGGTCTTCGGAACTCCGACGGGAGCTGGAAGGCAAAGAAGTGA
- the rsfS gene encoding ribosome silencing factor yields MKAQPDADKTLNMILSRLDDMKAEETITIDLRGKSAFSDYMIVTTGRVNRHVGAIAENVTKALKETGIKNIHVEGLPNCDWVLIDSGDVVVHVFRPEVREFYNLERLWAQNPAAAAI; encoded by the coding sequence TTGAAGGCGCAACCCGACGCCGACAAGACGCTGAATATGATCCTCTCCCGCCTCGACGATATGAAGGCGGAAGAAACGATCACCATCGACCTTCGCGGCAAATCCGCCTTTTCCGACTACATGATCGTCACGACCGGCCGGGTTAACCGGCATGTTGGCGCGATCGCGGAAAACGTCACGAAAGCCCTGAAGGAAACCGGCATCAAGAACATCCATGTCGAGGGCTTGCCCAATTGCGACTGGGTGCTGATCGATTCCGGCGATGTGGTCGTGCACGTGTTCAGACCCGAGGTGCGCGAATTCTACAATCTCGAAAGGTTGTGGGCGCAAAACCCGGCGGCGGCAGCGATCTGA
- the rlmH gene encoding 23S rRNA (pseudouridine(1915)-N(3))-methyltransferase RlmH produces the protein MRLVVVSIGRLKQGPEQELAERYRERFEDIGRKLGFRGLSIHEIPESRARDTATRISEEAAAITAALPEKSVLVALDEHGKNIDSATFARQLGQWRDEGIANTIFAIGGADGLSPDLQRKAKLRIAFGSATWPHQMVRVMLLEQIYRAATILAGHPYHRA, from the coding sequence ATGCGCCTCGTCGTGGTTTCAATCGGCCGGCTGAAGCAGGGCCCGGAGCAGGAGCTGGCCGAACGCTACCGCGAGCGCTTCGAGGACATCGGCCGCAAACTCGGCTTTCGTGGGCTTTCGATCCATGAAATTCCCGAAAGCCGCGCACGCGACACCGCAACCCGGATATCGGAGGAGGCCGCGGCGATTACGGCGGCTTTACCGGAGAAATCCGTACTGGTGGCGCTGGACGAGCACGGCAAGAACATCGATAGCGCGACCTTCGCCCGGCAGCTCGGCCAGTGGCGGGATGAGGGGATCGCCAACACAATTTTCGCCATCGGCGGCGCGGACGGACTTTCGCCCGATTTGCAGCGCAAGGCTAAATTGCGCATTGCGTTCGGCTCGGCGACCTGGCCGCATCAAATGGTTCGCGTCATGCTTCTTGAACAGATTTACCGGGCCGCGACCATTTTGGCCGGCCATCCGTACCACCGCGCGTAA
- a CDS encoding murein hydrolase activator EnvC family protein has product MHSYPGTTDRGAWLTSAVSLPLILLSISFAAASLSPAVAQSSATAQQATAVSPDAIKQREQELEATREEQRKAAELQQKLKADIAAIGQDRSKLNQQLIDIATQVRNVETRIGETEGRLRPLDSREQQIRASLDSRRSEIVEVLAALQRAGRRTPPALLVRPEDALQSLRTAMLLGSVVPELRGRAEKLATDLGELVNLRKTIATERDVLARDRDRLKDDSIRLAALVEERQRKQSAIEKDMEAEGARAINLSRQVDNLQGLIAKMEQDLKSAAKAAATASLQGAPAAPGGKPNLGALKDPARLSPAIAFGSAKGLFAFPVNGRKIRGFGGSDGAGGVEKGISLATRAGAQVTTPCDGWVVYAGPFRSYGQLLILNAGGGYHVLIAGMERISVNIGQFVLTGEPVATMGTTSQVASILATTASQPVLYVEFRKDGTPIDSGPWWASSEGEKVRG; this is encoded by the coding sequence ATGCATTCATACCCAGGCACCACCGATCGCGGCGCGTGGCTGACGTCAGCCGTCTCGCTTCCCCTGATCCTGCTGTCCATAAGCTTCGCCGCAGCATCGCTTTCGCCGGCGGTCGCACAGTCCTCGGCGACCGCGCAGCAGGCGACTGCCGTTTCCCCCGATGCCATCAAGCAGCGCGAGCAGGAACTGGAGGCTACGCGTGAGGAGCAGCGCAAGGCGGCCGAGTTGCAGCAAAAGCTGAAGGCCGATATCGCGGCGATCGGGCAGGACCGCTCCAAGCTCAACCAGCAACTGATCGACATCGCCACCCAGGTGCGCAACGTCGAGACACGCATCGGCGAGACCGAGGGCCGGCTACGCCCGCTCGACAGCCGCGAGCAGCAGATCCGCGCTTCGCTCGATTCACGCCGCTCCGAAATCGTCGAGGTGCTGGCCGCCTTGCAGCGAGCCGGACGGCGCACGCCGCCCGCACTGCTGGTCAGGCCCGAGGACGCGTTGCAATCGCTGCGTACCGCCATGCTGCTCGGATCGGTCGTTCCCGAACTGCGCGGCCGCGCGGAGAAACTCGCCACCGATCTCGGCGAATTGGTGAACTTGCGCAAGACCATTGCCACCGAGCGCGACGTGCTGGCACGGGACCGCGACAGGCTGAAGGACGATTCCATCAGGCTGGCTGCGCTGGTGGAGGAGCGACAGCGCAAGCAGAGCGCGATCGAAAAGGACATGGAGGCCGAAGGTGCGCGCGCCATCAACCTGTCCAGGCAGGTCGACAATCTGCAGGGGCTGATTGCGAAAATGGAGCAGGATTTGAAGAGCGCCGCCAAGGCGGCAGCGACCGCCAGCCTGCAGGGCGCCCCGGCCGCCCCGGGCGGTAAGCCCAATCTGGGGGCATTGAAAGATCCCGCCCGGCTGAGCCCGGCGATCGCCTTTGGCTCCGCCAAGGGGCTGTTCGCCTTTCCGGTCAATGGCCGCAAGATTCGCGGTTTTGGCGGTTCCGACGGCGCAGGTGGCGTGGAAAAAGGCATTTCTTTGGCGACGCGCGCCGGGGCCCAAGTCACAACACCGTGTGACGGCTGGGTTGTTTACGCCGGACCCTTCCGTAGCTACGGACAACTCTTGATCCTCAATGCCGGGGGCGGGTATCATGTCCTGATCGCCGGGATGGAGCGCATTTCGGTAAACATCGGCCAGTTTGTACTTACGGGAGAGCCGGTCGCGACCATGGGGACAACGTCCCAGGTTGCATCCATTCTCGCGACGACCGCGAGCCAGCCGGTGCTCTATGTCGAGTTCCGCAAGGACGGCACTCCAATCGACTCAGGCCCATGGTGGGCCTCAAGTGAAGGCGAAAAGGTTCGCGGATGA
- a CDS encoding S41 family peptidase: MMRKTSVILLSAATGAALTLFVTQPRSVLMGSSARAATSDTYRQLNLFGDVFERVRSDYVEKPDDSKLVESAISGMLTGLDPHSSYMDAKSFRDMQVQTRGEFGGLGIEVTMEDGLIKVVSPIDDTPASKAGIMANDIITNLDDEAVQGLTLNQAVEKMRGPVNTKIRLKIIRKGQDNPIEVTLVRDNIRVRSVRARIEQDDIAYIRITTFNEQTTEGLKREIGNLTNQIGDKLKGYIIDLRNNPGGLLEEAVTVSDSFLERGEIVSTRGRNAEETQRRAAHAGDLTKGRPIIVLVNGGSASASEIVAGALQDHKRATLVGTRSFGKGSVQTIIPLGSGNGALRLTTARYYTPSGKSIQAKGIVPDIEVLQDVPDELKARTDTKGEASLRGHLKTNDGDEKTGSQSYVPPDAKDDKALKTAADLLHGIKSTASAPAPGDKAAVDKPANKAAN, from the coding sequence ATGATGCGCAAGACTTCTGTAATTCTTCTCAGCGCCGCCACCGGTGCGGCTTTGACGCTCTTCGTCACGCAGCCGCGTTCTGTGCTGATGGGATCGAGTGCGCGTGCGGCGACTTCGGACACCTACCGCCAGCTCAATCTGTTCGGCGACGTGTTCGAACGCGTGCGCAGCGACTATGTCGAGAAGCCCGACGACTCCAAGCTGGTCGAATCGGCGATCTCGGGCATGCTGACCGGACTCGATCCGCATTCCAGCTACATGGACGCCAAGAGCTTCCGCGACATGCAGGTGCAGACTCGCGGTGAGTTCGGCGGACTCGGCATCGAGGTCACGATGGAAGACGGTCTGATCAAGGTCGTCTCGCCGATCGACGATACGCCGGCGTCGAAGGCCGGCATCATGGCCAACGACATCATCACCAATCTCGACGACGAAGCCGTGCAGGGTCTCACCCTCAACCAGGCGGTCGAGAAGATGCGCGGTCCTGTCAACACCAAGATCCGGCTGAAGATCATCCGCAAGGGCCAGGACAACCCGATCGAAGTCACGCTGGTGCGCGACAACATCCGCGTCCGCTCGGTGCGCGCCCGCATCGAACAGGACGACATCGCCTATATCCGCATCACCACCTTCAACGAGCAGACCACCGAAGGCCTGAAGCGCGAGATCGGTAACCTCACCAACCAGATCGGCGACAAGCTGAAGGGCTACATCATCGACCTAAGAAACAATCCCGGCGGCTTGCTCGAGGAAGCGGTCACCGTTTCCGATTCTTTCCTGGAGCGCGGCGAGATCGTTTCCACCCGCGGCCGCAACGCCGAAGAAACCCAACGCCGCGCGGCACATGCGGGCGACCTCACCAAGGGCAGGCCGATCATCGTGCTGGTCAATGGCGGTTCAGCTTCGGCGTCGGAAATCGTCGCCGGCGCGCTGCAGGACCACAAGCGGGCCACGCTGGTCGGCACGCGCTCGTTCGGCAAGGGCTCGGTGCAGACCATCATCCCGCTGGGCAGCGGCAACGGCGCGCTGCGCCTGACGACTGCGCGCTACTACACGCCGTCGGGCAAGTCGATCCAGGCCAAGGGCATCGTGCCCGACATCGAGGTGCTGCAGGACGTGCCGGACGAACTGAAGGCGCGCACCGACACCAAGGGCGAAGCCTCGCTACGCGGCCACCTGAAGACCAACGATGGTGACGAGAAGACCGGCTCGCAATCCTACGTCCCGCCGGACGCCAAGGACGACAAGGCGCTGAAGACGGCCGCCGACCTGCTGCACGGCATCAAGTCGACGGCGAGCGCACCGGCGCCCGGTGACAAGGCGGCCGTCGACAAGCCCGCCAACAAGGCGGCGAACTGA
- a CDS encoding divergent polysaccharide deacetylase family protein, translated as MTETADELSTPLGQKAERRKRRFRLPFTAMQALAVLLGLFLTAFLTVALFVDNPLGGEPIARVVLRKPAGDDKQLAASGHTEQAAKGPSQQAPAGDNKTVTIIDGSSGKRQDVVIGSDTADKAGPDSAPATPMAGIDQRLLEKSRYGMIPAVADGLKPFTVYAADADRTKAAKMPVVAIVIGGLGVGAAKTADAIMKLPPAVTLAFTPYGADPAKLAERARAQRHEILLQVPMEPFDYPDNDPGPQTLLTTLTAEQNIDRLYWHLSRFQGYAGIANFMGARFTATDTVMQPIIREAAKRGLGYLDDGSSPRSAAPSLTAAQSVPFAKADFTIDAVPTSAEIDRTLVKLETLAKERGLAVGVASALPVSIERIAAWIKTLESRGIMLVPLTTAMLKSKSG; from the coding sequence ATGACGGAAACGGCCGACGAACTGAGCACGCCGCTTGGACAGAAGGCGGAGCGCCGGAAGCGGCGGTTTCGGCTGCCGTTCACCGCGATGCAGGCGCTGGCCGTGCTGCTCGGCCTGTTCCTGACAGCCTTCCTGACCGTCGCTCTCTTTGTCGATAACCCGCTGGGTGGTGAGCCCATCGCCCGCGTCGTATTGCGCAAGCCGGCGGGGGACGACAAGCAGCTCGCAGCTTCCGGCCACACCGAACAGGCCGCAAAAGGTCCATCCCAACAGGCCCCGGCCGGCGATAACAAGACCGTCACCATCATCGACGGTTCCAGCGGCAAGCGCCAGGACGTCGTGATCGGCAGCGATACCGCCGACAAGGCCGGCCCAGACTCCGCGCCGGCAACCCCGATGGCCGGCATCGATCAGCGGCTCCTCGAAAAGTCGCGCTACGGCATGATCCCGGCGGTTGCCGACGGTCTGAAGCCCTTCACGGTCTACGCGGCCGACGCCGACCGCACCAAGGCCGCCAAGATGCCGGTGGTGGCCATCGTCATCGGTGGGCTCGGCGTCGGCGCTGCCAAGACGGCCGATGCCATCATGAAACTGCCGCCGGCCGTGACCCTGGCGTTTACGCCTTATGGGGCGGACCCCGCCAAATTGGCCGAGCGGGCCCGCGCGCAGCGCCACGAGATCCTGCTGCAGGTTCCGATGGAGCCGTTCGATTATCCCGACAACGATCCCGGCCCGCAGACCCTGCTTACGACGCTGACGGCGGAGCAGAACATCGACCGGCTGTATTGGCACCTCAGCCGGTTTCAGGGCTATGCCGGGATCGCCAATTTCATGGGGGCGCGTTTCACGGCGACCGACACGGTGATGCAGCCGATCATCCGCGAGGCAGCCAAGCGCGGCCTCGGCTATCTCGATGACGGCTCCTCACCGCGCAGCGCCGCGCCGTCCCTCACGGCAGCCCAATCGGTGCCCTTCGCCAAGGCCGATTTCACCATCGATGCCGTGCCGACCTCGGCCGAAATCGACCGGACGCTGGTGAAACTGGAGACGCTCGCCAAGGAGCGCGGACTGGCCGTTGGCGTCGCCTCGGCGCTGCCGGTTTCGATCGAGCGGATTGCCGCGTGGATCAAGACGCTCGAGTCCCGCGGCATCATGCTTGTGCCATTGACAACGGCGATGCTGAAATCAAAATCAGGCTAG